From a single Hymenobacter sp. YIM 151500-1 genomic region:
- a CDS encoding RNA-directed DNA polymerase, which yields MLNLNLALAWKRLKEESQERGFIVLPYEYQLIENNLSDWLGSIDNRLNSKEYKPSYAEICDVPKGQYLIRPGAILTTEDLLVYYALAGSLFEYIYNQVEWAQYKIDCSNALNIQEGSWILDPYRGWDNFRTKSLSYIKTFPYVVVSDISCFFENIDHTTLLSNLKATQAPEEVIQLLGACLGTWSQVPARGLPQGCVPSDILAKLYLNSVDKFLYNQGYKHCRYVDDFRIFCTSLTQAKQAIVDLTKALRKKGLSLHSSKTKIYDAEQATYDFAYIPNIINNVNEQIKAKKKEEVVEPSAPGSDIEDPIDPKDAPIGIIKSTFNDFFVEGKYDFNKTLYRFLLRRLREEKDDYAADHCTYILSEHPEETHTVLKYFDSIEYPRALSIVSSFFCSEQTIYCYQNYQIIRWFNQKAFMPDNVLIDRIRKLAFNQAQPYYLRSTARNFISTYGDASDIEVLEDICKASHGLEQSELICFLKNLEKGRRNSFFSRIEHNAQHNKSAIRIVKSGALRAKRV from the coding sequence ATGCTTAATCTGAACTTAGCCTTAGCTTGGAAAAGATTAAAAGAGGAAAGCCAGGAAAGAGGTTTTATTGTGCTTCCATACGAATATCAATTAATTGAAAATAATTTATCAGATTGGTTAGGTTCAATTGACAACCGATTGAATTCTAAAGAGTATAAGCCAAGTTATGCAGAGATTTGTGACGTTCCTAAAGGTCAATATCTAATTCGTCCAGGAGCTATTTTGACTACTGAGGATTTATTAGTATACTATGCATTAGCTGGTAGCTTATTTGAATACATATATAACCAAGTTGAATGGGCGCAGTATAAGATAGACTGTTCTAACGCCTTGAATATTCAAGAGGGTAGTTGGATTTTAGATCCATATCGAGGCTGGGATAATTTTAGAACCAAAAGTTTGTCATACATAAAAACCTTCCCTTATGTAGTAGTTTCTGATATATCATGCTTTTTTGAAAACATAGATCATACTACACTCTTATCGAACTTAAAAGCGACACAAGCTCCAGAAGAAGTCATTCAGCTCCTTGGTGCCTGCTTAGGAACATGGTCACAAGTTCCGGCAAGAGGATTGCCACAAGGGTGCGTTCCATCAGATATACTAGCAAAATTGTATTTGAATTCAGTAGATAAATTTCTATACAATCAAGGTTACAAGCACTGTCGATACGTTGATGACTTTAGAATATTCTGCACAAGCTTAACACAGGCAAAGCAAGCAATAGTTGATTTAACTAAGGCTTTAAGAAAGAAGGGTCTTAGCCTGCATTCTAGTAAAACCAAAATATATGATGCAGAACAAGCAACGTATGACTTCGCCTATATACCTAATATCATAAATAATGTAAATGAACAAATCAAAGCAAAGAAGAAAGAGGAGGTCGTAGAGCCGTCAGCACCCGGATCTGATATTGAGGATCCGATAGACCCTAAAGACGCTCCTATTGGTATTATCAAAAGTACTTTTAATGACTTTTTTGTAGAAGGTAAATATGATTTCAATAAAACATTGTATCGGTTTTTATTACGTAGATTAAGAGAGGAGAAGGACGATTATGCAGCAGACCATTGTACATATATTTTATCTGAACATCCCGAAGAAACGCATACAGTTCTAAAGTACTTTGATTCGATTGAGTACCCACGTGCATTATCCATAGTATCTTCTTTCTTCTGCTCAGAACAGACTATTTATTGTTATCAAAACTATCAAATAATTCGTTGGTTTAATCAAAAAGCTTTTATGCCTGATAATGTTTTGATTGATAGAATAAGAAAATTGGCTTTTAACCAAGCTCAGCCATATTACCTTCGTTCCACAGCTAGAAACTTTATAAGCACATATGGCGACGCATCCGATATTGAGGTGCTAGAAGACATCTGTAAAGCTTCACATGGCTTAGAACAATCTGAACTCATATGCTTTTTAAAGAATCTTGAGAAAGGAAGACGCAACAGTTTCTTTAGTAGAATAGAACATAATGCTCAACATAATAAATCAGCAATAAGAATTGTGAAATCAGGTGCTTTAAGAGCAAAAAGAGTATAG